The nucleotide sequence TGCTTCCTGTTGACCTCCACCAAACTGGCCATCATGGTAAAAGAACTGGTCAGTTTATGTGCCTTACGCTCCTTCCATGCAGCACAGAAGTGGAATTATTCTGTTATTCCAGCATCGGAAGCGTCAGAAGAGTCCACTGACGCAGATACGCAGCCTCCCGATGAGCGCGTCAAGAGGCACCAACGAGCAAAATGGGTAAATTTCCATTTCCACTACAGTGCTGATGAGTTAAAGAGTCTCTGCACATGCAAAAGAGACAATCTTTAGATATGTTTAATAGTTCCAGAGATAGGTTTTAGAGCACATTTACCTCTCTAATATTAGCAGAGTTAAATGCTGTTTGATCATCATCAAAAGAGTGGTGGTAGTTGCACGGCTGGGCTACTGTAATGGACTCTGGTGGGTCTGATTGGGTCTGATTGGGTCTGATTGTGGTCCAGCCCTAACTGGAAGCAGGTGTGGCTCCTAAAGGCATCGGGAGCTTTCTGTCTTTAGAGGGCAGCGCTAAGATTGTCCAGACTGCTTTTGGCAGCACGAAGAGCTGTCAGCCTCTTGGAGGGAGACTTTCTGAAGCATAGGGATGTTCTCTATGTGACCTGTTCTTGCTCTAGGGTTCCAGCATTGTAGTGCTCACCATTTCCAAATCCTTTGTACAGAATGAGGAACTTGAAAAAGCGAAGCTGGAGCAGCTCGCGTTGCTCAGGGATTTGGAAGAGCAGAAGGCGAAGCTGGAGCAGATGCTGCTTGAGTCGCAGCAGGAGAAAAACCAGCTACAGATGGTCGTCACCCATGGAGAACACCAACCAGAATCAATCATCTCTGATCATGGAGGCGGCTCGGCTGAAACCACTCAGGCATGTTCAGTTCTAATCGTTTTATCTCGTGTCATCCTGTTTTAGTAGAGGGGTTGTCAGATATTTAAGCTTTAGAGATTGTTAATCATCACCCTTTTCTTGGTATGTTTGCCTCTTACCTTGTTTGGGAAGAGTAGAAGCTGTTATGCAACAGCACCACCTATGGGCGGAGCAGAGAACTGCAGCTGCACACGCACGTCTAAACGGGTCGAGACTGGCGCAGAAATGGGCTCAAACAGCACATTTGATGATCAAAAGATCTGAGAATCTGACCTTTGGTCTTCCAGGTTTTAAGGGTCTTTGATCATAGATATTTTTAGCATTGTTCttatcatttttttaatattgcaACTTCTCGCAGATTTAGTGGTTTACACAACAAACCATACCGGACAATTCCACAGAAATTGTGACTGCCTTGTCTGGCCCGTCCCTGCCCTCATCGTGGCGCCACCAGCCCTGTGGCATCCACCCTCTCCTGCCTCAGAATGATCAGTGATCCGTAAGGAGTTTAAAATGTAGCCACATCAGCTGTTTATGTCAGTGCAGGGTTAAAAACAGGTTATAGGGAAagattaatctgattaatcCCATTAATCACAAGATGGGGCTGGTCATACTACAGTAGAGCAGAGATGCCCTGGAGAGTCCGAGGGTGGGGCATGGGgcaggttatgtaccccagtGCTACTGCTATACCCTCTACTGCGGCTAACCGTTACCCCACAGGCCCGCTGAAGAAACGCCTCAACATCCCTttagctgctgctttattgaTTGGTCTCTCCTTGATTCTCTAATCTGGATCAGGGTTCATAATCTGCCGCCCCACTCAGCAGAGGCTCACCCTCCAACATATTCCACATCTGGATACGATTCCCATTCCCACCAGTTTTAGCTGCTTCATCTTTGAAGTTGTCTAAACGTTGCTCATCGCACTGGTTTCATTGGGGAATAACGATAATTCCTGTGTTCTCCAGCTTTCGCTCCCTCCAGGTGAAGATGATCACAGCAGGCAGATAAGAGAACACCAGCATCAGCTCCTGGAGCGGAGCAGGTGGGCTTCTCTCCTCTTTGCCCCACTTCAATGGAAGCTCTTGGCAGGCAACGTAACTTATTGCATTTTGGTTACTTCTGTGTTTCCTTTAGAATGCACCAGGCGTCTCTGGAAGCGGCTCGCCAGCATCTGGAGGATTACCAGAGAGCACTGCAGACGCGTTATAGCATGGATGCTAACGAGCCGCCGCCACATCAACCACCTCCGCTCTCTACGTGGTCATCACAGCTTGCTGCTGCGCTTTCACATCTTCCAAATTCTGCAATGCAAACAAGCCTGCGGGACACCCAAACGCACCCCAGGGAGAACCTGCCGGTGTCGGCGCCCTGCACCCCGGACCTCAGGGCACACGTGGAGTCTGTTCTGAGCAACGCCAGGCCCCATGCAGCAGACGTCTGTCCCAGCCTGGCCGGAGTCCTGCTGGAGAGAATAAAGGGGCGCCTTCGAGACGGAGCGAGACCTGGGTGGATGGGAGCTTTGCCACAAGACCCTGTGCACCCTTTGTCCCTTGGACCCACAAAAGACCTCATCAGGGGGcggagagaggagcagcaggtcgtGGTGGACCACAGGCAGCCGAGGGAAGTGGAGCACAGGAGGCAACACCCGCCCAGCGAGGCCCAGGTAGGTGATGGACGACCCAGTTTGAATCCTTCCGAGGGATCGTTGGACTGTTTGGTTCTTTCTTAGCCAGAGCCGATTCCAGTGGCCTCACCTGAGGAGCAGGTGTCTGGGAACGTGGGTCAGATCCGTCGCAGGTTGCTTCAGTCTTTATTAAAAGCAATCGAGCAGAGAAATGGAGGAACTTTGTCACATCTAGAAGACGTCCCATCGGCCAACGGTGGGTGACGACAGAAACCTTTAGATTTGGGATTTCAAGTGTTAAACACGGTGCACATCTGGCTTCAGGACCGGCCCCCGCCCAGTCTGGAAGGCTGCCCCatggctccacgctggagccCCTGGACCAGAGGGAACCAGAGGAAGTGGACCCTGGAGAGGAGGAAACGGGATCGTTTGGGAGGCGACACGCCGCCAGTCAAGTTCTTTGGGAACTATTCGCATCAGGAAGAAAAGGGGATTTATCAGAAACGCCTCAGAAGGACGATACGAGTGCAGCCGGCCGCTGGGAGGGGGCATTTCCAGGTGGAACACCACACACGGCGTTTTAAAGGGGAGACTATGAATCCTCACTGTCGTTTCTCTTCTCCTTCAGAACCGGTCTTTCAGAATGTGTCCACTGGACCTTCGCCATCTTCCCTTCACCCAGGACTCGTGTGTCCCTCTGAGGCCACCAGGCCTCCAGTGACCCGTGTCAGGTCGGGGGTTTGGGAGACGAGTCGACAACATGAGCTGAGTGCTATTCCTGAGGTGGAGACCTCCTTCAGTCCCAGCCTGGACACGGGTCAGCGCCACCCTCACGTCACCAGCATCATTGAGTAGAAGGGTCCATCTGTGGACCTTGTTACCATCAGAGGAATAGCTTGTGAACCTGTTCATTTCCAGGATGGGAGAGAAGCCTGAGGCTTTCCTCACATGGTGCCGGCCAGGGTCTTCAGGAAGGATCACCCCCGCTCACACCTGGTGGCCAGAACCTTTTCAACAGGTCCAGGAACTCTGAGAGCAGCTCGGGGAGCTCCAGCCACCTCATGTGGACAGAGAGGGTTCTGAGGTCGTCCCAGTCGTCCCCACAATGCTCCCTCtctggtatgtgtgtgtggggggggggggggctgtgaacATATGGAGTCTTCGTTTGCTGGGAAATCAAGGCAACCTTTAATTGGTGAGATggtttttctccctcctccagattcaAATATAATCCTGCCGTCCTCGGAGTCTGGAGCGGACGACTGTGGGTCGACCCTCGCGGCCTTCAGAGCTCCAGAGGTAAATGTGCACAAGCTAGCAAGCGCTTCACTGGCAGCCCGAGGTCCTGATTAGTAGCTCGTTAACTAGTGTTCGTCAGCTCGGAACCCAGATGGCTGCTCCCCTCTGAGGTTCACTCATGAATCAATGATGAAAAATAGCCAAATCTGAGTTCCTGGGCAGTTCTCAGTCCTCTATGATTATCCCTGAGaagctgtgtgggtgtgtgtgtctgtgtgtgtgtgtctgtcccttcccctgtgtgtccgtgtgtgtgtctgtcccttcctgtgtgtgtgtccagctctgcgtgtgtctgtgggtctctctctctctccccacctgtgtgtgtgtgtgtgtgtccgtccgtgtgtgtgtgtctctccccacctctgcgtgtgtgtgtgtgtgtccgtgtgtgtgtctctctctctctctctctctctccacctctgctgaGCAATGATGTGAAATGACACGTCCAGAAATGTATTGAATCAAATGCATTTGATGATGTTTCTACACTTGAACTGAGCTCAGTGCGTCTGCGTCTCTGACATCATCGACCATAgttgtgatgtcagagctctcCTGACGGCTGCTCCTCTGTCGGCCAGGTGGTGCTGGCTGCTGCCTGTCCTGATCCCCACGgcctctccaccaccaccatctccaccggCAGCTACGTCACCTCTGACCCCGATCAAGCCTCCGGTACAGTTCTGTCTGGAACCAGTGACGCTCTCCTGGACCAGTTaccttcacctctgtctttcctCAGATAAATCGCCGCCCCTCATCCGCGTGGGAGCGGGGGCAGATTTCCTGGCGGTCTTCGCCCCCCCGGGGGAACGTGTCCCAGAGTCTCCAGGTCCGGCTGTGGAGACgctgttcagcagcagcaggattcaGGGCATCATCGACAAGTACACGAGGGAGCTGAACTTCTCGCTCCGCTCTCCTGGAGATTCAACAGGTAGATTCATAGGAGGATTCCGTATCCGACCCACACATgcgaccagaaccagaaccgtcCACAACCTTCTCGTTTCCTTCCTCAGCAGAATCTGGTGGTTCAGACGTGCAGGCACTTGGAGCTTCAGGCCTTttggacctggaggagaacGAGAGGACTCAAAGTTCTGCAGCTTGTGCGTCGGTGCTGTCGGACCACGTAGCAGCACCGGGGAATTCTCTGGTCCGTCTGGAATCATCCCAATGGATCAGATTTGTCCATGTTGACGCTTTCCTAAAGAGTTCGCCTCCATTTCTGTTCACAGCAGCGGGAGGGTGCAGCCGGTCCGGTCCAGGAGCGGGATGCCCTCAGACCCGCCATGGTCCCAGCAGACCCGCGGGACCTGGAGCATCTGGTCGGGCAACCGTCGGCTCACTCTTCTCTGATTGGTCACCTGCCAGGATTCCCATTTTCAGTGAGCCTGGATCAAAGTGGCTGGGATTCCACCCTGACCCGGATGTTCGGACGATTCGGACCTCAGTGGCAGGACCCCGGTGACCTTCAGCCGCTGGGTCAGCTGTCATCAGAACATTTGACCACCTGGTTTGATGGAAGCCCAGAGGAGAGCCAGATGAAGCCGCTAgcggaggagctggatgagtcCGCTGGCCAGCAGCTCGAAGGTTCTGGATCTTTGCTTTAATCCGTCCAGGTCCGGCAAATGTTCCTGGTTTGGACCTGCTCACTCATTCCAActctctcctgtctgcagctgaaAGGTCGCGTGTTGACCTGGGGGCTTTGGATGAGGTCACTGGTCCATCAGACCAGGAGTCCCCTCCTACAGCATCACGGGCCCAAACCAGTCCCGCTGATCCGGATCAAGGAAGGAGCCCAGGTACCCGAGTCTGTCATGTGACGGTCCAGATCATGATGTGCTGCTAATGTGGGATCGTCCTGTTCCAGGTTGGGAGTCATTCCACCTCCTGGTGGCAGAGGTCACCCACAACGACCCTGCAGACGCCTCCATGAGTGTTTGGGCTGAACAGAACCCTCCTGAGGGGCAGCCACCCCCCTGGGATCCTGGAGCGCCCTTCTCCCTAACCAATCATTCTCTAGAACCCGAGCAGTCTCGGGAGTTCTTCAGAGCCAAAGACCCAGGTACCAGTGTCCTGGCCTCCCAGGAGTCCTTCTCGCTGCTGGTCGGTTCTCCAGAACACATCTGTGCCTCCGTCCTCGAGTCTCCTTCCATCAGAGCAGATGTGGGTCTGCTGGCTACGGCGCCAGGGGACCCCGTCAGGGGTTCTGTTGGACCACTGACACCTGGGGACGGGTCCTGCCTGTGGGACTCTCAGCCCCCTGCTCTCCTTCAGGCTCAGGATTTGGACCATGAAAAGGGAATTCTGGAGCAGTCTCAGATCACTTTAGTGAGCCTGACGGACACGTCGCTGCAGGACCCGGAGGACGCGGCGCCCTGGGGAGACCAGCGCCTCCATATGGTACCGGAGCAAAGACGGCCGGGCGTGTGTTTATGGTGCGATTCCACTGGTCCCTTCTCTCTCCTAGGAGGCAGAATCCGGGTCGGCGGAGGCAGAACCCGGGTCGGCGGAGCCTCGTGGCAGCGGTCCGACGCTTCCAGGTAACGACGCTCAGGAACCTGCTGAGTCAACAATGGGTTCAGCAGCCGCTTCCTTCTCATTCCAGCGACGCCCCTGGAGGTGGACTGGGGGCCCGGTGGGGCCCTGCAGCCCCTTCACCAGCACAAGCGCAAAGTGCTCCTCCAGAAGTTGTCCCGCAGGGCCCAAACTCTCAGAACCAAAGGAGCTCGGAGCAGTGGGTCagacagcagagagcagctgaagCCTCTGGCCGGCGGTGGAGCGAAGGTCAATCCCAGACCGGAGGAGCGTTCCCAAACTGCCACCTGTCCCGGATCAGCCCTCCGACCCAAAGCTCCTGGTAGGACAGAACCCGAAGCGCTCCCGAAGATCCCCGGAGAACAGAGGAAACTGGCGGTCGCAGAGATGCTTCAGAGAACTCGCAGGTTCTCCCAACACTAACCAGTCTCCTCGGTCCAGAAGCTCCCGGTTCTGATCCGCAGCTGATTGTGTGCAGGCTGTAcgggcagctggaggaggtgaagcagCAACGGGCCGTGCGGAGCAGGCAGCAAGCGTCCAGCCAGAACCGGCTGAAGGCCAAGGAGTTCCACCAGGTGAGCGTCTGGAGCCAGAACCACCTGCTGGTCTGGATTCAGCCCTGATCGCTGCTTTTCTCCTTCCAGAGAACTCTCCAGAAGCTCCGGGCCAAGCAGACGCCGCACTAGACGCCACTTTTAGCTTaaattatttaaacattttatttaaatctgtcTTGCAGTTGTGAATTAAGTTGCAAGGTTGGTGAATAGTTCTTTAATAAAGATTCTTGACACGGCTCCTCACAGCTTGGAGAACGCCACCGTCTTCGGACTCTTCTTCTCCAGGGCGGCTTGGGCTGATTTCATCAGGTCTTCGGTCTGCAGCATGCTCATGTTCCAGGAGGCCTGAAACACAGATCAGCGGTTCAGCTCGGGGTCCGGACCaggtcttgggggggggggggggttcagctcGGGGTCCGGACCaggtcttgggggggggggggggggggttcagctcGGGGTCCGGACCAGGtctgggggggtgtgggggcgTTACCATGTAGTCGAGGCCCTCGGCGACGCTGTGGTCTCTGGAGTAGAGGAGGTTGACCTTGGTGCCCTGCACGCCCACGGGGCTCCGCCCAGCGATCTCCCCGGCCAGCTCCATGGCCCCCGCCATCATGGCCTCCTTATCGGCGAAGACTCGGCTGTGAAGGGAAACGGGTCATAAAGGGGCCAGTAACGTGTGCTGTGACGGCGGTCGTCGTGGCGACGGCGCGTCCTCACCTGACCAAGCCGCTGCTCGCGGCTTCATCGGCGAACATCTTCCTGGCCGTCAGCGCCAGCTCGTTCACCAGGCTGCAGCGGGAATGAAGCACGAACACGTGAACCGGTCCCTTTCCTAAACGGATCTTTTGGTTGTTGCCGTTTACCTGCGGCTGCCGATGACTTTAGGAAGCCTCTGGAGCGTCCCGACGTCTGCTGCCAGGCCAACGTCGACCTCCTGGGGGGCGAGGAAACCGAAGAACGGATGGTCAACGTGCATTTCTGCTGGCGCCGCCCATAAATCCACCACGTCTGCATCGACTCACCTTTACCTGGAACCAGGCGTCCTGGGTGCACAGGCGGATGTCGCACGCCGTGATCAGGTCGACGCCTGTCACACACGAAAATGTTCATTACAACTAAACTGTTCGTGTTGGTCGTCAGGTTTGTTTCCCATAGCAACGGGTCCAGTGGGATCAAACCCACTGGACCTAATTAGTAGCAGAAATGACAAATTCTTGTCTTTAAATCTCCGTTTTCCCCATTAAGCTCGTTTAATCCACCTCTCGGATAGATAAGAGGATAACGGTGAGGTCATACCTCCTCCGATACAGGCGCCATGGACGGCCACGACCACAGGCTTTGGAcactgcaggaggaaggaaaaacaggaaaatccCAGATTTCTAGAGGATGTGTAGCGGGATGGAGTCATTCCTCCTCAGGTCTCACCCGCTCTATCACCGAGAACGTCTCCTGATACTCTGCGATTTTCTTCCTGAGGTTCCAGGAAATTCTTGCTGTGTCCTCGCCGACGGGTTGGAGGACGTCGCTGGCCATGTCCATCAGATCGATACCTGGACAAGGACACGAGGCGGAGCTTAAAATAGAGCATCTCCGGCGAGCGGCGACCTGGACGACCCTTCCCCACCTGCTGTGAACATCTTTCCTGCTCCAGAAAACACCACCACTCTGCAGTCGGGGTTCCCAGCGAGCTCGCTGAAGAGCTCCACCATCTCTCTGGGAGAAACACCGTCAATAACCCCCCAAATGTGGGCACATTCAATGGGAAATAGATCCACAATAAATCACATGTTTgtccttaaaaacaaacaccaggtCCAGGTTCAAAAAGGTTCTTGCCTCCAGAACGCTCTGCTCATGGCGTTCAGCTTCTCTGGACGATGCAGTTCTACATGCGTGACAAACTGTTGGGGCTGACTGACGGCCAGGGTGGTGTAAGGGGGGCGGGGGCCACCTGATGAGGCCGCGGCTCGCACCACAGCCTGGCCGGGGGACCACCAGCTCCGGCCTGCGGAGGATAGAAAACTATGTTGTGACACAGGCGTCCCGCATTTCAGGTTACAATATCTTAAAACAACATGTTCTGGTCGTAGGAGCAGGTGCCGGAGCACTGCTGATGTGCCCTTGCGCAACACATTCTCTAAACGTCCTTAAAGCATCTGAAATGGAAGCGACCCGGTGACCTTTCACATATATCCGCTCACGGAAACCCAAACCAAGAACAATGAAAGAATCCAAGTCACAAATGGATCCTAAAGCGAGCGTCGCACAGGACCGACCGACCCGCGGACACCCGACAGCGGGCAGAGGGCACCGAGCAAACCTACGGTTGTTGGAGGCGGAGCGGGCGATGGCGGCCAGCATGGctccctgctgctgcggctctgGGCGCGGGGAGAAGCCTCCAGGCGGCGGGCGGTCACTGCTCCGAGCCTGAGAGCCCAAACTTGTTAAATTACAACTAGCGTCCAAGTTATGGATGATCGAAGCGTGTTAGAGTTTAGCTTCTTAAACAATCAATTCACCTTTGTAATACGATCTACGGTGGCCGAATGGTTTCAAAGTGCacaacttcttcttctttgatatTTTAAGGCGGCAGCAAACACGACGGTGCTCTACCGCCACCCTGCGGTCAGGGACGAGAACTGCAACAGCGTTCAGTTTAACCTttagatattttaaaaaaacagcaataaaaaccCATTTATAGACAATTATTAATCCTGTTCCTCTTACAAATTCCCAAATGTATATGGTGACCCAATGCCTCATGTGGTCTTCATAATTACTAAACTTTATTCCTGGCccttctatttttcttttcttttcagtcaGGTCAAAACAACCTCCAAAACCCTGCGTGTGACCCCTAAAGTGACACGCGTAGCTTTgcagaaaaagatgaaagaagAACAAAATGAGGAAGAAACACTGAAATAGGACCTCAGGCCAGTTATGTTCATGGACGGATGCAACAGTTTCTTTGTGTCAGATAAAATGAAGCATGTAAACAAGGTTTACAAAGGTTTAGTTAAGTAACATCTGTCTTTACTTTCTTTAATAACTGCAGCAggaattcatttaaaaagcttTGTCACTAAAGTTGTGCAAAAAGTGGGTAATAATAGGTATGACGTCCtcttatatttaaatattaaaatagaCTTTATTATAACTGGGTAAAATGTCTAAACTGATTTTCTGCATCAATTACACTCTAAACTGTaccatgaaacacacacatttcattgaAGAATATCATGAAAGGAAGACAAAGTGGTAAAAGCAGCCTCTTGATAACGTTTATTCATATATATTCAGATACTCGAGTGTTTGACTGCCACCGTCAAAAAGTGTGACTCTTCACATTTTCACCTGTCAGCATAAATAATCGCTTTCTGTCTCTCCTGAGACGGGAAACAAACCAACTAAAACAGTTACGGGTCGTTTTCAGCACCATTGAAGTACATTCTCTATATTGCATCAGGATATAAAAATATACAGATAtagtgtgtttttattcatgaaAACATTCTTATTGTTCAATGGCATGAAACCAGAGAGGGAACGTCCTCATGAGGGCCGTCACATGATCCACCGTCACATGATCCACCGTCACCTCACGTCAGCAGATCTCAACTGTTCACTCATCCATTCACAGCACTTTTGAACGCATCAGTAGCAGCCACacgcagcagaaacaggaacaACAGCGGAGGGTCGTCCTCCCAACCACGGAACGCTCACAGTGCCACCGGCCTCCCAGGAACCCCAGAGGAGACGCGGGCGTGTCGAGGTGCAGGTGGCGATGGAGGGGAACCAGACCAGCAGGGCCGGTGGTCTGAGAGCAGCCCCGATAGGGAAACGTGCGCACATTTCATCACACACAGTTCAAAGGGGGGGTGTGGTGAGACAGAACACAGCGGAGGAACATCAGTCCGAAACAGAAAAACCTCTCGGGGGGACGAGAGATGAGGAGCAGAAGGCGCATCAGGAGGGTGTTTTTGCAGTGCATAGAGAGTTATTATTGCCCTGTGCTAGTctgccgtgcacacacacacacacacccacacacacacacacacacacccacacacacccacacacacacacacacccacacacacacacacacacacacacacacacacacacacacacacacactggggtcTTATGGATCAGGGCTAAATCCAGCCTCTCTCGCCTCCAGCCTGGTGGCTCCTGTGTCTTTGTGGGTACGTGTGTGAACCAAATACAATCAGAGGGAGGCCTGGGCACCGCCTCGCTGTCATCGGGCCGCCGTCCTCCAGGAATCCTCACATGCGCGAGGAGGTGGCGAGCTCGTAGAACAGGACATAGGCGTCGCTGCTGCGCACTTGGCTGGAGGACATTGGCGTTACTCTAGAGGGAGAAAGGTGAGGGGGCCGATGAGAGAGGGCAGGTTTTTACGGCTGATATTAACAGATGTGAGAGGCTCTCTGCTCTgtcaggagctccagcaggagcaggtgagCTCTCACGACCGGCCCAAGGTCACGAGCTTCTGCCTGGACTCAGATTCTGTGACTGAGATGATGGATGAAGGTACCTGGAGTCATTAAAGG is from Takifugu rubripes chromosome 11, fTakRub1.2, whole genome shotgun sequence and encodes:
- the ech1 gene encoding delta(3,5)-Delta(2,4)-dienoyl-CoA isomerase, mitochondrial, encoding MLAAIARSASNNRRSWWSPGQAVVRAAASSGGPRPPYTTLAVSQPQQFVTHVELHRPEKLNAMSRAFWREMVELFSELAGNPDCRVVVFSGAGKMFTAGIDLMDMASDVLQPVGEDTARISWNLRKKIAEYQETFSVIERCPKPVVVAVHGACIGGGVDLITACDIRLCTQDAWFQVKEVDVGLAADVGTLQRLPKVIGSRSLVNELALTARKMFADEAASSGLVSRVFADKEAMMAGAMELAGEIAGRSPVGVQGTKVNLLYSRDHSVAEGLDYMASWNMSMLQTEDLMKSAQAALEKKSPKTVAFSKL